The Mesomycoplasma ovipneumoniae genome window below encodes:
- a CDS encoding P110/LppT family adhesin N-terminal domain, whose product MNAKKHMKIITIGLGTTIFASAVVGIALGFNSYNKSYFQKVVEKPNDFKLDSNAGIDKQQVFGLLDKVKIQTNFSDLSAKSALELATNPLYRLDLATVFNFDELKNNGFEISFDLKDVKVENSAINDVLVFVSDPKTNATISKKINLTGFSTKSDSNQLENFDIDTKKSSLIIKSRKLVSPSELKAKIQDSYSKFLKNLSSARALERAFIENNIGLNLINAQNLPTFLSSKQIITPVLKDKNLSFSSLEDSKATLSLNLEIQNLDNNTKTNFELPIQGLANLDQIFGDLSVFIAQSGQDIFKLKPQVQADLINKDQSLAEVLYQKANTDFNFSSFFEPNFLKSFKFRANDGDIWDLEILPSLKKVQDSEKNELLKSQQVRFLVNVSPTKNQNLALKVPNFDLEIDFQPDLRPLERQIAKAQGSLAKSTNFSFQKPENSPTITASQINLYVSEIFDIIKNNSETEDDKIIEKVAANTYFLENGKTGTPEEIQQFTKDLQEHIKKDSEVRPQNPGSENSQQTDNQGTQKTFGLGVSILKTLLLAKSNAQNVELELNSTPLSKALELNFSLIDKTTGQNLADSKIVISNIFSEKTAYDVAREFNPLVFIDGKNDVVLQEDGESILSDFGRPELKFKGKITKENDGYSITKTIKFQPSQTSATPDSGAAGAQGSPGSAPSGSTATPQNPTNIDKGSFFLAFKISGINDFNKHYLVSSKEGKGIFVQRVKNTRARGSVLRPSTTGSDSGTIPPTVSEAQEIKNANPQFAYILGIDYDFKFNFDTETKPVTNQQALILPPEVLKEIKPDQFAELTRQGNDETTITLQNRSLFFRKFNQKNNFESDTQFIQDGSTIVVEISMNKETDGSGTLEVNGYSSSSQRPKFDKVYSKTIFNKDEQGQSSQHKFNTYSLDYFQIGPNPEVVVEQPNDSDLPKPVFPDSKAKVLIKAFAVVRNSDFGDDENAAKVARDKTLESFVDAYLN is encoded by the coding sequence ATGAATGCAAAAAAGCATATGAAAATAATTACAATTGGCTTAGGAACGACAATTTTTGCCTCAGCAGTTGTCGGTATTGCCCTTGGATTTAATAGTTATAATAAATCATATTTTCAAAAGGTTGTTGAAAAACCTAATGATTTCAAACTTGATTCTAATGCCGGAATTGATAAACAACAAGTTTTTGGACTACTAGATAAGGTCAAAATTCAAACTAATTTTAGCGATCTATCAGCAAAATCAGCGCTTGAATTAGCGACAAATCCTTTATATAGATTGGATTTAGCGACAGTTTTTAACTTTGATGAGCTAAAAAATAACGGTTTTGAAATTAGTTTTGACCTCAAAGATGTAAAAGTTGAAAATAGCGCAATTAATGATGTTTTAGTTTTTGTTAGCGATCCTAAGACTAATGCAACGATTAGTAAAAAAATTAATTTAACCGGATTTAGCACAAAATCTGACTCAAATCAGCTCGAAAATTTTGATATTGACACAAAAAAATCTTCACTAATAATAAAATCCAGAAAATTAGTGAGCCCAAGTGAACTAAAAGCAAAAATTCAAGACTCTTATTCAAAATTCTTGAAAAATTTAAGTTCAGCTCGCGCACTTGAGCGTGCTTTTATTGAAAATAATATCGGACTTAACCTAATTAATGCCCAAAATTTACCTACTTTTTTAAGTTCAAAACAAATTATCACTCCTGTTTTAAAAGACAAAAATCTTAGTTTTTCTTCGCTTGAGGATTCAAAGGCAACTTTAAGTCTAAATTTAGAAATTCAAAATTTAGACAATAACACAAAAACAAATTTTGAACTTCCAATTCAAGGACTCGCTAATTTGGACCAAATTTTTGGAGATTTATCTGTTTTTATCGCCCAAAGTGGTCAAGATATTTTCAAGCTAAAACCGCAAGTTCAAGCTGATTTAATTAATAAAGATCAATCCTTAGCAGAAGTTTTATACCAAAAAGCAAATACAGACTTTAATTTTAGTTCGTTTTTTGAACCTAATTTCCTAAAATCTTTTAAATTCCGCGCAAATGATGGAGATATTTGGGATCTAGAAATTCTGCCGTCTTTGAAAAAAGTTCAAGACTCCGAAAAAAATGAACTTTTAAAGAGCCAACAAGTTCGCTTTTTAGTCAATGTTAGCCCTACAAAAAATCAAAATTTAGCACTAAAAGTCCCAAATTTTGACTTAGAAATAGACTTTCAACCTGATTTAAGACCACTAGAGCGACAAATTGCAAAAGCCCAAGGAAGTCTTGCAAAGTCAACTAATTTTTCATTTCAAAAGCCTGAAAATAGTCCAACTATAACAGCCAGTCAAATTAATTTATATGTTAGTGAAATTTTTGATATAATTAAAAATAATTCTGAAACTGAAGACGACAAAATTATTGAAAAAGTTGCTGCTAATACTTACTTTTTAGAAAATGGAAAAACAGGAACTCCTGAAGAAATCCAGCAATTTACCAAAGATTTGCAAGAGCACATCAAAAAAGACTCAGAAGTCAGACCCCAAAATCCCGGATCTGAAAACAGTCAACAAACTGACAACCAAGGCACACAAAAAACTTTTGGCCTCGGGGTTTCAATTCTAAAAACATTACTTTTAGCAAAAAGCAATGCCCAAAATGTTGAATTAGAACTAAATTCAACTCCGCTGTCAAAAGCTCTTGAATTAAATTTTAGTCTTATTGATAAAACAACTGGCCAAAATCTTGCTGATTCAAAAATAGTTATCTCTAATATTTTTAGTGAAAAAACTGCTTATGATGTTGCTCGCGAATTTAATCCTTTAGTTTTTATTGACGGTAAAAATGATGTTGTTCTTCAAGAAGATGGCGAGTCAATTCTTAGTGATTTTGGTCGCCCCGAACTGAAATTTAAAGGGAAAATAACTAAAGAAAACGACGGATATTCAATCACAAAAACAATAAAATTCCAACCAAGTCAAACTAGTGCAACTCCTGATTCGGGGGCAGCAGGTGCTCAAGGATCACCGGGATCTGCGCCTTCGGGTTCAACGGCAACACCACAAAATCCAACTAATATTGACAAAGGTTCATTCTTTTTGGCCTTTAAAATTAGTGGAATTAACGATTTTAACAAGCATTACTTAGTTTCTTCAAAAGAAGGCAAAGGAATTTTTGTCCAAAGAGTAAAAAACACTCGTGCAAGAGGATCTGTTTTAAGACCAAGCACTACTGGATCTGATAGCGGAACAATCCCTCCAACTGTTTCTGAAGCCCAAGAAATTAAAAATGCCAATCCACAATTCGCATATATTTTAGGAATTGATTATGACTTTAAATTTAATTTTGACACCGAGACCAAACCCGTTACAAACCAACAAGCTCTAATTTTGCCACCTGAAGTTCTAAAAGAAATTAAACCAGATCAGTTTGCTGAACTAACAAGGCAAGGTAATGATGAGACGACAATTACTTTGCAAAATCGATCACTTTTTTTCCGAAAATTTAACCAGAAAAACAACTTTGAATCAGACACCCAGTTTATTCAAGATGGATCAACAATTGTTGTCGAAATTTCGATGAACAAAGAAACTGATGGATCTGGAACCTTAGAGGTAAATGGATATTCATCTTCAAGTCAAAGACCTAAATTTGACAAGGTTTATTCAAAAACTATTTTTAACAAAGATGAACAAGGACAATCTTCACAACACAAATTTAACACCTACAGTCTTGATTATTTCCAAATTGGTCCTAATCCTGAAGTGGTCGTAGAACAACCTAATGATTCAGATCTTCCAAAACCAGTTTTCCCAGATTCAAAAGCAAAAGTTTTGATTAAAGCTTTTGCGGTTGTAAGAAATTCTGATTTTGGCGATGATGAAAATGCTGCCAAAGTTGCTCGTGATAAAACATTAGAATCCTTTGTAGATGCATATTTAAACTAG
- a CDS encoding P97 family adhesin has protein sequence MSKPKQKSLFNVLRKNILSKTGIAVSLFGIGVFTATAVLTTRISYSGNPRENVQNFAKKINLVSFKLGDLSANDDYYSIKNIIFDENGNKQNDLDLSRLVDVFQKINDLNQKIDLTDEVDLQKPHLKFVDITANDNSRSFEIKYQVKQKLPDQSFVYSDIYSQEISFLQKSQFLRSNFSSKLQKIIKLFQTKFSSLKDKNSTKQFSADLENTQTTLKDNIFLSRAEDISSFFNLARTSKELENKISKLLPQIEHILFDLYNSEENLIPDSNNKIFNFSFEKNQLTNEYAFVDGSGFLNLFLKAEFSLEAQKLLDFPEVKSWIEPVRIVDNEGKSLFTTSKSLIESIELSNIESKKLVNISVLDFLNWLQTTFTLSNFDIKNEKINKEIVQIINQVLEKPLNIGLKNSSNKLPNQGVNLVFDPFNVEISKNDNKFDLKLPYKIQISEKFYGNESSEIVEEKLGVLNLENFSIIDENNDQKIDDGRYFLFLNQNFDLKMFKKDDAAKDKQELAETENSQKTEESEPEQIVVQDAVSTESTTTDQTTTTSTQPAATDTTSQTESATQAEGNTQTKKQPKYKYFLLDSNNPYSKKEIDQLIQDNDFEKLSRHLQSISGYNYNYSNHESLIKAWTGTLIFPFDYANSFKADNSLHAQKTGTISLDSTQFLQNPNETGAFYSFLAKQNPRLVVRAFVDFLKISGLIFNFVDLDRDYNFDWNKIFESARQVKLNSSNFKKFSFNNQYSNLENSGFLSTLFLTKDVKSKISTLKNDDKILESLTSLNLFDQKSDEIAKFEKIDENIANFETLADVISAFYFKAGLLNNYQNWSEIALLDSEIIFEPNDEISLSDLEEIKKQNPSSGQSEDISKNYKAINYYYKLGIKDEFGTITAPLFESPKTTLILKTIDEKTAKINEITKKLDQIIDAIPVSYQTIHLSEEDFNKLTSGNSTTTSGSSESATVQASLVSILSSQNIEPKVLAKLFSDAEQTQGEQQAQEGQETQQTEQAEAGQQVQEETQEAEGEKTQEVQPSEGETEAQTTPQTEQEQDELTQKLPKFGAEISQIINKSFTSLFTSTEKDSPKLKINIEIKDDILKDPNKKLITIQVGIPESYLDQLTADEITDQEVKKDEESSEQPKTDQEQSDSGSTSDQGQTDQQQQNNGTASDQSQTTQQPSESSESETVEAKQVLASESPAPAPASSPAPTPPAPAPAAEPAVSPAPTPAAPAPAEAPTAPPTEQQKQEKYRYSKRFNITVIKQVSASQTTTDSTPETTEQS, from the coding sequence ATGAGTAAACCTAAACAAAAATCACTATTTAATGTTTTGAGAAAAAATATTTTGTCAAAAACGGGAATAGCAGTTAGTCTTTTTGGAATTGGGGTTTTCACAGCTACCGCTGTTTTAACTACTCGGATTTCTTATTCGGGTAATCCGCGAGAAAATGTTCAAAATTTTGCCAAAAAAATTAACTTAGTCTCATTTAAATTAGGTGATTTATCTGCTAATGATGATTATTATAGTATAAAAAACATAATTTTTGATGAAAATGGGAACAAACAAAATGACCTTGATCTTAGTCGTCTTGTTGATGTTTTTCAAAAAATAAATGATCTAAACCAGAAAATTGATCTTACTGATGAAGTTGATCTTCAGAAACCACACTTAAAATTTGTTGATATTACAGCAAATGATAATAGTCGAAGTTTTGAAATTAAATATCAAGTTAAACAAAAGTTGCCTGACCAAAGTTTTGTATACTCAGATATTTATTCTCAGGAAATTAGTTTTTTGCAAAAATCACAGTTTTTACGTTCAAATTTTAGCTCTAAATTACAAAAAATTATCAAACTTTTTCAGACTAAATTTTCTAGTCTAAAAGATAAAAACTCAACCAAACAATTCTCAGCTGATTTGGAAAATACCCAAACGACTTTAAAGGACAACATTTTTCTAAGTCGAGCTGAGGATATATCAAGTTTTTTCAATTTAGCTCGTACTTCAAAGGAGCTTGAAAATAAAATAAGCAAATTATTACCACAAATCGAGCATATTTTATTTGATCTATATAATAGTGAGGAAAATTTAATTCCTGATTCTAATAATAAAATCTTTAATTTTTCGTTTGAAAAAAATCAGTTAACAAATGAATATGCCTTTGTTGATGGTAGTGGTTTTTTAAATTTATTTTTAAAAGCTGAATTTAGTTTAGAAGCTCAAAAACTACTTGATTTTCCTGAAGTTAAAAGTTGAATTGAACCAGTTAGAATTGTTGATAATGAAGGAAAATCATTATTTACAACTTCAAAATCTTTAATAGAAAGTATCGAGTTATCAAATATTGAATCGAAAAAATTAGTCAATATTAGTGTTCTAGATTTTCTAAATTGACTACAGACAACATTCACCTTATCAAACTTTGACATAAAAAACGAAAAAATTAATAAAGAAATCGTTCAAATAATCAATCAAGTTTTAGAAAAACCTTTGAATATAGGATTAAAAAATTCATCAAATAAATTACCTAATCAAGGTGTTAATTTAGTTTTTGATCCTTTTAATGTTGAAATTTCTAAAAATGACAATAAATTTGACTTAAAATTACCTTATAAAATTCAAATTTCTGAGAAATTTTATGGTAATGAATCATCAGAAATAGTTGAAGAAAAATTAGGTGTTCTTAACCTAGAAAACTTTAGCATTATTGATGAAAATAACGACCAAAAAATTGACGATGGGCGTTATTTTCTTTTTTTAAATCAAAATTTTGATTTAAAAATGTTCAAAAAAGATGATGCTGCTAAGGATAAACAAGAGCTTGCTGAAACCGAAAATAGTCAAAAAACCGAAGAATCAGAGCCAGAACAAATTGTTGTGCAAGATGCTGTTTCCACCGAATCTACAACAACCGACCAAACTACAACAACATCAACCCAACCTGCAGCAACTGACACAACTTCCCAAACCGAATCTGCTACCCAAGCCGAAGGCAATACTCAGACCAAAAAACAACCAAAATACAAATACTTTTTACTAGATTCTAACAATCCTTATAGTAAAAAAGAAATTGATCAACTAATTCAAGATAATGATTTTGAAAAATTAAGTCGTCATCTTCAAAGTATAAGTGGTTATAATTATAATTATTCAAATCACGAAAGTTTAATCAAAGCTTGAACTGGAACACTAATTTTCCCATTTGACTATGCAAATAGTTTTAAGGCTGATAATTCACTACATGCGCAAAAAACCGGTACAATTTCATTAGATTCAACTCAGTTTTTGCAAAATCCTAATGAAACTGGTGCTTTTTATTCATTTTTAGCAAAACAAAATCCTAGACTTGTAGTTCGAGCATTTGTTGATTTTTTAAAAATATCAGGTTTAATTTTTAATTTTGTTGATCTTGATAGAGATTATAATTTTGATTGAAATAAAATTTTTGAAAGTGCAAGACAAGTTAAACTTAATTCAAGTAATTTTAAGAAATTCAGCTTTAACAATCAATATAGCAACCTTGAAAATTCAGGATTTTTATCAACATTATTTTTAACTAAAGATGTTAAAAGTAAAATTTCAACTTTAAAAAATGATGATAAAATTCTTGAATCATTAACAAGCCTAAACCTTTTTGACCAAAAAAGTGATGAAATTGCAAAATTTGAAAAAATTGACGAAAATATCGCTAATTTTGAAACATTAGCAGATGTAATTAGTGCCTTTTATTTCAAAGCAGGTCTTCTAAATAATTATCAAAATTGGTCAGAAATTGCTCTTCTAGATTCAGAAATTATTTTTGAACCAAATGATGAAATTTCACTGAGCGATCTTGAGGAAATTAAAAAACAAAACCCTTCTTCTGGTCAAAGTGAAGATATTTCAAAAAATTATAAAGCTATTAACTATTATTATAAATTAGGAATAAAGGATGAATTTGGAACAATTACTGCTCCACTTTTTGAAAGTCCAAAAACCACACTAATACTCAAAACAATTGATGAAAAAACTGCAAAAATTAACGAAATTACTAAAAAACTCGACCAAATAATCGATGCAATTCCCGTTTCTTACCAAACAATTCACTTGAGTGAGGAAGATTTTAATAAATTAACTAGCGGAAATAGCACAACTACAAGCGGGTCAAGCGAAAGTGCTACGGTTCAAGCATCTTTAGTTTCTATTCTTTCTTCACAAAATATTGAACCAAAAGTACTTGCAAAACTTTTTAGTGATGCTGAGCAAACTCAAGGTGAACAGCAAGCTCAAGAAGGTCAAGAAACTCAACAAACTGAACAAGCTGAAGCCGGACAACAAGTTCAAGAAGAAACTCAAGAAGCCGAAGGTGAGAAAACTCAAGAAGTTCAGCCATCTGAAGGTGAGACCGAAGCTCAAACCACTCCTCAAACTGAACAAGAACAAGACGAACTTACACAAAAATTACCAAAATTTGGTGCCGAAATTAGCCAAATTATTAACAAAAGTTTTACTAGTTTATTTACTTCAACAGAAAAAGATAGTCCTAAATTAAAAATTAACATCGAAATTAAGGATGATATTTTAAAGGATCCAAATAAAAAACTTATCACAATTCAAGTAGGAATTCCAGAATCTTATCTAGATCAACTTACTGCCGATGAAATAACTGATCAAGAAGTGAAAAAAGACGAAGAAAGTTCAGAACAACCAAAAACTGATCAAGAACAAAGTGATAGTGGAAGCACTTCAGATCAAGGACAAACCGATCAACAACAACAAAATAATGGAACGGCTTCAGATCAAAGTCAAACTACTCAACAACCAAGTGAATCAAGCGAATCTGAAACTGTTGAAGCAAAACAAGTTTTAGCTTCGGAAAGCCCTGCCCCTGCTCCAGCCTCATCTCCCGCTCCAACTCCCCCAGCGCCTGCACCAGCAGCTGAGCCAGCAGTTTCCCCAGCTCCAACTCCGGCAGCTCCAGCGCCCGCCGAAGCCCCAACTGCCCCACCAACCGAACAACAAAAACAAGAAAAATATCGTTATTCAAAAAGATTCAATATCACTGTAATTAAACAAGTTAGCGCGAGTCAAACTACAACCGATTCAACACCAGAAACTACAGAACAAAGTTAA